ATTtgaaatttctctctcttttcttcacATTTCACCTAGGTGTAATGGTGAATGAAATGTGAAAAAACTAGTATTCAGCTCACCCGAGATATTTAAAACTAAGGGGTTAGCCAAAGAGATATGTGTTTTTCTACATTCACTCATAACTCATtcatcattcattcattcatactgTTACTGAAATTGTTAGGTAACTTTACATGAACATGTTGGATGGTGATTGATTCTTTCTCTAACTCTCTTTCTGCATTGGAACGATAGTTACCCCCGGTGGTAATCCTCATGATTTGATGCCTCCACGGTCGGAAAAATGTTTACTCAGCTTCATTCAATTCCATGCAAAGAGTTAAGCAAGTAACATTTGTATTCTGAGGGAGGTGGATCAATTACCTCTTACTGGCCCTAAAATTTCATTTCTGGACAGTTTTGCTCTTGCAAAAAGCCTTGTAGTTTAGCCTTTCAATACTTTGCGTCATGGATATGTTCTTATAATTTCTTTGATCGATCAGATTCCTCTAGCTCGGCATTTACCTACTTGGAGAGGGAATGTAATAGATGCAGAAATAAAAATGAATCGATCCCGTACGTGTTCTGGGCATGTCTCTGTCAGTCAATGTTGGGGGTGGTGTCCTAGGTGCAAGATCTGAACCAGGTGAATTCAGAGTTGAACTTGATTGGATTAAAGCCTTGAGAACACAATCAAGGTTGGAAAAACCTATATGTTCATGACTTCATGCCCAAATTTCACCCGCAgaagaaaatagagagaaatgagaaaaatgTTTGGCGTGAATGTATCATAACTCATCAAGTATAAgtagataaaaataaagaattgtACTCTTCTTTTAGGGTGACAAAGTGTGATTGGTCACCTTACTACACTTTTTCTGGGCAATTCGCAGTTGCAATCTTCAGAGGGGATTTTAACTTTGACTAATTACTTTTGCTTACAATTGTATTGCCTTTTGTCTTTCATTTCTCTGCATCATTACCAAGTTGGAAATGTGATTCAAGTTGATGGGGCAACAACATATGTAACTTAACATGAATGGTATGTCTTGGCTGCATTGAACTTTCCTCTGGTCATCTGGTGTCTACCAAGATGCAGGGAATTGTTTTTTCGTTTTAATTGTCAAATTAATTTATGGATAGAAAAACTTTATCTCATCTTAAAATTGAAGCCTTTCATATTGGAAAAAAAAGGGAATGAAGCTTAAAGCCAACCTCAAGAACAGAGTAAAATAGAGTCCAAAGAGATTAATTACAAATATCCATGAATTTCAATTGTTGTGCCCTTGTGTAATGTGAACTCCTAGGTACATCATTATCAATCATGATTAATCTACAATTAGAAGAAGAAACTTGGAGGACCCAACATTTTCACAAGTGTTTTAGCCACAATTTGAGGAAGGATCATTAACAAGAGGTTGAGGTTGGTGAGCTTGTGTAGCCATGGCAAATTCAAATTGCTTGAATGAAATTTGAGATAAAGAGAGTAATTCAGGTGCCTTGAGATTGTCCCAACCCCTAACATTGTTTGTAGTGGTTGAACCATCAAGTCCAATATGTGTTACATGCTTCACATCTGTTGGATACCCAATTTCCATCTCAGGTTCCTTCTCCTCGATCTTCTCTTTGTAAACTAAATTGAAATGAAGAGAAAATTCAACATATTATTAGAAAGAGATGAAGTAGCACAAATTAACATTAAACAATAAACATGGCACTTGTTAAGTAGGTTTGTGCCAATTGCTAAGGGGAAAAACTAACCTCACTTAAAAAATTCAATCATTGTATTTTTTAACATGtgtatttcttctctttttgaATCATTAATAGGTAACTATTTTTAAAGTTAAGCATGAAActttttcaaaatataatttatttattgaattaGTGAGAGTTTTTTTACAACATTTGTTTAgcttaaatataaatttattagtttCTTTCCTCATAAAAATGCGTTTAGATTTTCTTTCATCATATAACATCATGTGAAATCTACAAAATAATGGGAGGAAACATAAAAACGTGTAATAAAAATGGTTTCAGATAGTCATTCACTTGCCAACAAAATGTTGGTTTAGTAAGCTACAAGTGTGAATCTTgagaaaaatatttattgaaagtGATATATGTAGTTTTTCGAATGAGTAAAATAGTCATTCACTTGAATTCGATCAATCTTCATTCAAGTTATTGGACATAGTCATTTTGATCAAGGGTGAACCTTTTGGTTTCCCAAGTTATTATCACATTCGGTAGTCATGTGATTAATCCCTTAAGACTATGAGACCACGTTAAGTGAATATGCCTCTTCCAAAATCTATTTTCCTATACACAATGCTCAGAGGTCGAACTCTGAACCAAATGTTTAAGAAATTAAACTATCTACCATTTGTGCTATGCCTTATTAGTCTCATGTCTCATGATGAAACATTGATGAAGCATTTGGATTTTGGAATTCAAGATAGTAATAATAATTAGGGGCTAAGATCTAGTCACTGAAATTAAGTACAATTATTTTGCTAATTTTTGTGGTGTCTGCATACTAGACAGCTGGTCaaaatcatttttaattatGGGATGCGATATGCCATACGCAATTGCCAAAAATTTACACTATATGATAACAAAATACTATTTTTGCAACAATCCACATACAATAATACAGAAGTGGATTTAAAAACATGCACCAACCATACATTATATGcatttaaaaaatgatttatatATTTCTTTGATTCTTTGTCGGGTATTGCGAATCGAAATTCCATGTACGAACAACAATTAAACATAATTCATAACAAACAAaagtaattaaaatataaataaattaagcaaattaaaaaatgttCTATACTCACAAAATAATTGTGACAAACTCTTGATACTCCTGATTAATCTCTGTATGCCAGCGGCTACATTTGGTTTTGGTATAACCAGAAACCCAGAAACTCTGCTTCTCTTCCTTTTGGCTGTGATGACTGATCTATCTTGTCCTTCTTGTCTTCCTACATGACAAAATATCTCAAATTAGCTAGAGATAACACTGCAATCAactagaaagaaaaatgaatagaGAGACACTAATAACATGTTTGGTTCCACGATGAAATGTTTTAGAATCAATCCTGGCCTGAAGCTACAAGTCCTAGTACAAGTTTGGAAACCCCTTccacaattgattttgaagtcaAAATCAAAATTGTGGTTTATGAGTAGTTtcagaattttagaattgatgATACTGATGAAAGAGTAGCTATGAAAAAGTAGCTGATTCAAACATACTATTAGCTTCTGCATAAACGTGCAATCCGTTGTGTTAATTATGAAACTAAACATGCTATTATCACAGAGAGGAGAGACTTACCTGAAACAATAGGGCCTTTCGAATCTACTTCTGGTTCTTTGGGTGCACCTAATTCCACACTTGAATGAGAAGCACACCTGAAAGAGAATGGAAGAACTACAAATCTTTCCATACGGTTTCTCATTTCTTCCCAAACCCAAATTTTTGGAGTGGCAGCTTCTAATATTTCAGAGCATAGCTATCAAATAGTGCCTAGAAGGGGGTTATATCAGGTTCCTGTTTGGCTTTGTGAGCAAGTTAGAATGATTTTTGTGGGGGAAAAGAAACTATTTTCAATCCAAGTTTGGTATGTGAGATAATGAGTAAACACAAATTATAATGGAGTGGGTGTGTTAGTCATGTAGAGTGGGTAGTTGGTTAAACTGTGCAACTCAAATTGCTTTAGAGATTAATTCGTACCCGAAAACAAATTGCTTAGGCCAATAATTAGGATTAATATTGAGTTATTAAACCAACTTTAATCATCATATTCCAAAGTGGGCTCCTCCATCACTTGTGTATTAAGTTAAGGCATTCTTTTGCAGATTTTTCTTTTAGCATCTTTACAATATCAAGCTTTTGTTTTCTACTCTCTTTTTGTCCTTTATAAGTTTGTCATATTGATCCTCATTGGTTAACTTAATTTGAGCCTATGATGGAGTCGTACTTAACTTGTATATGATATATACAAATCTATCAACATTATAGAGTGGATCACAAGGGAGTTCCGCAAATAATTTTCAAGCACATGCATGCCCAAGTTATTTTTTCCTCCTTTTTCTTGCtctggtatatatatatattgatttcaACTTTTCAAGTTGGGTAGAAGAAAATACTTCATGGGTCAAAGTCAATTCCAGTAAtaagttttgagtcttttgacTCTATTGGCTATTGTGTATGCTGCTGTATGTACAGCTTCAACAATTACATTTATATATGCTCTGTTTATTTTTTGGAAAAATAATCTAATTTAACGAATTATTGAATTTtgaagttctttttttttttaaattgaattttgaagttCACTTTGGGTAAAAATGTCGCTTAAGATAGATATCCGTAAGCGACGGAATTTTTTGCAATCTTAAAAATCAAAAATTACATTGGTGGGTACATTCAAAGGTAAGATAAATAAGTTACTTTGAAAAAAATGTTGATTGCCAGAAGGCAGAGAGCATTCAAAGTATTTATGTATAAGCATATGCTAGGTGAGCAACTCCCTAAGaaattcaaccaaaaaaaaaggcaGTCATGTGATAAGAATAGAGAAAAAGGAGTACAAATGAATTATAAATATACTCCAACAATTTTATAAACATACTCGAacaatttaataaaattatgaatAGGTGAAATTAATAGAATTTAAGTTGGAAAATATTTGTTGTTGTTAAAAAAaggctaaaaaacatttttggcccctgatgtttcaagtttgtgcaaattctgcccctactctatttttgtcgacgtttctacccctcatattttcaaacagtgcaccgcctacccctccgtcagtcatgctttctcaggagaggttcctgagtggattggagagatgaagaagagtatatgaagttaatgatgatcaaggaaatgatataaattaaatttgcttgatctatatatcaattatgtatgtaactgaactggttaaatgaatgttttgctacttacaggtcttgagtttgaatctctcatgcccctttttccaatttcacttgtaattttcaCGTGgtaggtccaaaaaatattaaaagaaaagccaaatcagctcattctgttagttttttaaTGTTTGACTGATGGAGgagtagacggtgcactgtttgaaaacatgaggggtataaacgtcgacaaaaatagagtaagggcagaatttgcacaaacttgaaacatcaggggccaaaagtgttttttagccttaaaaaaaagaaagttaAAAGTTAACATCCTGTTGAACCATGATGTAAAAACTTTTTAAGGTCATAAAAAATCTCTAAAAGCCCCAAAACAAATTGAGAAACCAATTGAGATATGTATAGCTGTCCAAATAAATCTCTACCGACCGAAACCCGATTCACTCGACAAAATCATCACACGAGAAACCGAATCCGAACAACTCGTAGTCACTAACTGGTCGATGGAGGGTCTGGTGTTTTGATGTTTTTCAGCCGACAAAACCGACAATTTCGGCCCGAGCCCGACCGATTGACATCTctttcctcaaactcatctaAATGGTTCACAACTTTACATTACCCCCACTACTAACTTTGTTGCCTGACTTGGCTCCTCCCTCAAACTTGTCTCTTTTCTTTAACAAACATGAATATGAATGAGTCTTGAAGGCTAGGGAGGTTTTATCTAAGAGTTCCTTCAATAAGATGAGTGAGTAGAGTTTCATTCTATGTCACCATCATGCACCGTCAAGGCGGAGCCAACTTCGTAGTGTCatcttttttttatgaaattttctTGAGTAACAACCTGTATGAACCCACCCGACAAAACTGTGACTCGTTCAAACCAAACTCAAACAACCCGTAACCACTAATCGGTTAGTGGCAGATTTGGTCTTTTGATGTTTTTCACCTAATAAAACCGACTATTTTGACCCGAGTTCGACCGAAACCGACAGATAAGCAGCCCTAGAAATATGAGAAGGAACTTTTGTCATCATTTTTACAGCGCTTTCCATCAATTTGGTTGGACACTTGGACCTAAGGTAACCAATTTGACCGAGACAGGTTGGCCCATTTTTTAAACGTGGGCTGAAAGTTCAACATATCAGTGGGCTAGAAGGCTTGCTTGCCAAAATTTAAGTTGTTGTTAAAAACACAccccattgaccaaaaaaaagcaCCACACCCTCAAATTACaccaaatatttttcaaaatatcaaAAAATGCCCTTCAATCTATTCACACTCACATCCCTTCACTCTCTTTATCggttttttgaattttcatatATGTTTTATAAATTgtggaaaataaaatttatggaGTGAACTCACGTCAACATACTATATTAGATTCTAattaatactattttttttaattggaaaGTTAAAGCAACAATCAAATAGAAACAATCCTCCAtgaatagctcaagtggtaagagttagagaaTATATGAGTTAGTCCCTATATGGTGTAATTTGAATttatgatgaaaaaaaaatagaaacacaaaaaaaccaaaattagTTGTTCTCCAACAAAGGAAAACCTTCCTAAAGGGAAGAGTTCCATGTTTTAAACTCGTCTCTCTCCCTGAGCCCCATTTTTACTAACGCATCTGCCGGTCGGTTAAACTCTTTTAAGACATGCTAGAAAGTCACATCCCATTCTTTCTGCACAAGTACTTGTGCTTCTACAAGATAAGCAGCACACAAGTGGAGATGGAGAGAATCATTGTAAGAGAGCCCATTTTCCACATCTAGACAATATATTTCACACATGCTTACGAACAATAAGACGCTAAGCCAACGTGCGGCATAGATGACCGCTAGAAGTTCAGCGGAGTAAACATCCCTTGTACCTTCAAAACTATAGAAACCACAAATTCAAGCTTTGTTATGGTCACGCATGAGATCCCACGCCGCATCATTAACTGCTCCTATTAAAGTATCCATCAGTTTTCAACTTAATCCAACTAGCCATTAACGAGCTCCAACCTCTACGGTCCTAAATTTGTGAAAGCATGGGCTGGGATATCTTTCAGAATGCTACATTGAATAAAATGTGAAGACCAAACCTCATTACTCATAACATATTGTTCCTTCGTCGCTATATCCACCATAAGTTATGGAGAAATAATTCAGCATAAGAGCTAACATAAATAATACTCTAGATTCAAAACATCGATaccttaattttaaatttaaaaatttccAAAACACTGTATAAGATTCTAAAATCTGGTAACTTAATCTTACATACCTTATAAGTGGTTACAGTGGCGCCGGAAACAATGATGGAGAGAATGAGTGGTGGGTGGGAGGAGGAGCCAAGATGGAAGAATGACTAaatttgataaataaaaaaattaaagactaAAACAAATGTGAAAAAATCTATATTGGACAGCCTACGTGGACTAGTTACAGCTTATGTGGATTGATTACTAGATAAAACAATTACTAAATGAACATTATGTCATCGCATGTCTGTATTTAAATTATATGGAAAACGATAAGAGACTATTTTAAATTCAAGTGTTTGAGTCAGAGACTAACAATGTATTTAAatctaaaaagaaaaatgataaaatgTGGAATCAGaactattaattaaaaaattaacaacttcataatttattatatacatgtttttttagtacatagaaagataaattataccCTTCAAAATTGATCTAACTTTTGgacttttctttttccaactCATATGTCACCCAACTCTTATGACTTGAACTATTATTCGAGAACAATAAATTATGGAAAATGATTCTTGACTCGAAATTATCCCGATTGAATCCTACGAATTAATGAGCTCGTTTGGTGGTCAAGATAGAATAAGAGCAGGATAAGATAAATGATTGGATAAAGataagatatgataagagcacGATAGACTTTTATCATATCCTACGTTTGAGGTGCACAAGAtattgataggatatgatataaacaatgaaaaatgtatcaaattttcctttaaaataaaaaaaaaatcataatattcATAAACTGATATTCTACCCTATCAAGATAATTTCTATTATAACTCATCCCTCAGGACAACTTTTACAATAATAGATAAGATAGGGTAAGAGACAGGATaatgttatcatatcctgctgacgcaacaaacaacatattaCAGCATAATATGATTATTGTTATCTTATCATGTCTGCTTATCTAGTCCACCAAACGGGCTCAATATGTGGCAATGTGTTATGCATTTTCGCACA
This is a stretch of genomic DNA from Lotus japonicus ecotype B-129 chromosome 1, LjGifu_v1.2. It encodes these proteins:
- the LOC130728779 gene encoding CRIB domain-containing protein RIC4-like, which produces MRNRMERFVVLPFSFRCASHSSVELGAPKEPEVDSKGPIVSGRQEGQDRSVITAKRKRSRVSGFLVIPKPNVAAGIQRLIRSIKSLSQLFFYKEKIEEKEPEMEIGYPTDVKHVTHIGLDGSTTTNNVRGWDNLKAPELLSLSQISFKQFEFAMATQAHQPQPLVNDPSSNCG